In Serratia sp. FDAARGOS_506, a genomic segment contains:
- a CDS encoding ABC transporter substrate-binding protein: MINSKKMKIIAALLSFSAAATAAPGVDLVANETPIHTVKNAEAIAKIPAGFRFVEPGTLTVAISLLGSGPPFGLYARDNKTVIGSEADIARLVADGLGLKLKLVPTSWEDWPLGVASGKYDAAVYNITVTNERKTKFDFATYRQDTLGFYVKSDSKIAQINTAPDIAGKKIIVDSGTNQEAVLLAWDKENRAKGLAPLQPVYVTDKAASTLAIQSGRADATFGPNVSGAYQSRLTGKTRLVGIVPGGWPKTANIAVTLKKGNGLVDAVQASINGAIANGSYLQVLDRWAESDEKIAHSEINPPGLGD; encoded by the coding sequence ATGATAAATAGCAAAAAGATGAAAATCATCGCGGCGTTGCTGAGCTTTTCCGCTGCCGCGACCGCCGCGCCAGGGGTCGATCTCGTCGCCAACGAAACGCCGATCCACACGGTGAAAAATGCCGAAGCGATCGCCAAAATCCCTGCTGGTTTCCGGTTCGTTGAGCCTGGTACGCTGACAGTGGCCATTTCGCTGTTGGGCAGCGGCCCGCCGTTCGGCCTGTACGCCCGCGACAACAAAACGGTCATCGGCAGCGAGGCGGATATCGCACGCCTGGTGGCCGACGGTTTGGGGTTGAAACTCAAGCTGGTGCCTACCTCGTGGGAAGACTGGCCGCTGGGGGTGGCCTCCGGCAAATATGACGCCGCGGTTTACAACATCACCGTAACCAACGAACGCAAGACCAAATTCGATTTCGCCACCTATCGCCAGGACACGCTGGGGTTCTACGTCAAATCCGACAGCAAGATCGCCCAGATCAACACCGCGCCGGATATCGCCGGTAAAAAGATCATCGTCGATTCCGGCACCAATCAGGAGGCGGTGCTGCTGGCCTGGGACAAGGAGAACCGCGCCAAGGGATTGGCGCCGCTGCAGCCGGTGTACGTCACCGACAAGGCCGCCTCCACGCTGGCCATTCAGTCAGGCCGTGCCGACGCCACCTTCGGGCCCAACGTATCCGGCGCTTACCAGTCGCGGTTGACCGGCAAAACCCGGCTGGTCGGCATCGTGCCCGGCGGCTGGCCGAAGACCGCCAACATTGCCGTCACGCTGAAAAAAGGCAACGGGTTGGTGGACGCAGTGCAGGCTTCGATCAACGGCGCCATCGCCAATGGCAGCTATTTGCAGGTGTTGGATCGCTGGGCGGAAAGCGACGAGAAGATCGCCCATTCGGAGATTAACCCGCCAGGGCTGGGGGATTAA
- a CDS encoding MFS transporter — protein sequence MPSRFATLGRIPRGVWVLGGVSLLMDVSSEMIHSLLPLFMATTLGASVIVIGLIEGLAEATALIVKVFSGVLSDYLGKRKGLALLGYGLGAISKPFFAIASSSGMVMSARMLDRVGKGIRGAPRDALVADVTPPEIRGAAFGLRQSLDTIGAFLGPLLAVGLMLLWHNDFRAIFWVAAIPAALAIALLFFGLKEPTAAIIHKRTNPITRANLRLLGRGYWWVVGIGAVFTLARFSEAFLVLKAQQGGTPLALIPLVMVAMNLVYACSAYPFGKLSDRMSHEGLLKAGLLVLIAADVVLALSDHWGGVLFGVALWGVHMGMTQGLLAAMVAHTAPAHLRGTAFGMFNLISGVALLLASLGAGILWELVGSASTFYAGAVICVVTLLGMQLAPFDKRQDA from the coding sequence ATGCCGTCGCGTTTCGCTACGTTGGGCCGCATACCGCGCGGCGTGTGGGTACTGGGTGGGGTGAGCCTGCTGATGGACGTCTCCTCGGAAATGATCCACAGCCTGCTGCCGCTGTTTATGGCGACGACGCTTGGCGCCAGCGTGATCGTCATCGGGCTGATCGAAGGGCTGGCGGAGGCGACGGCGTTGATCGTCAAGGTGTTCTCCGGCGTGCTCAGCGATTACCTCGGCAAGCGCAAAGGGCTGGCGCTGTTAGGCTATGGTCTGGGCGCTATCAGCAAACCGTTTTTCGCCATCGCGTCGTCGTCCGGCATGGTGATGAGCGCGCGCATGCTGGATCGCGTAGGCAAAGGCATCCGCGGCGCGCCACGCGACGCCCTGGTGGCCGATGTGACGCCGCCGGAAATTCGCGGCGCGGCCTTTGGGCTGCGCCAGTCGCTGGATACCATCGGCGCTTTTCTCGGGCCGCTGCTGGCCGTTGGCCTGATGCTGCTGTGGCACAACGATTTTCGCGCCATCTTCTGGGTGGCGGCGATCCCGGCGGCGTTGGCGATTGCGCTGCTGTTCTTCGGCCTGAAAGAGCCAACCGCCGCGATAATCCACAAGCGCACCAACCCGATTACCCGCGCCAATCTGCGGCTGCTGGGGCGCGGCTATTGGTGGGTGGTGGGCATCGGCGCCGTTTTCACTCTGGCACGCTTCAGCGAGGCGTTTCTGGTGCTGAAGGCGCAGCAGGGCGGCACGCCGCTGGCGTTGATCCCGCTGGTGATGGTCGCCATGAATCTGGTCTACGCCTGTTCGGCCTATCCGTTCGGCAAACTGTCCGACCGCATGAGCCATGAGGGATTGTTAAAAGCCGGTTTGCTGGTGCTTATTGCCGCCGATGTAGTCTTGGCGCTGAGCGACCATTGGGGCGGAGTGCTGTTTGGCGTAGCGCTATGGGGGGTACATATGGGTATGACGCAGGGGCTATTGGCGGCGATGGTGGCGCATACCGCGCCGGCGCACCTGCGTGGCACCGCGTTCGGCATGTTCAACCTGATCAGTGGCGTGGCGCTGCTGTTGGCGAGCCTGGGGGCCGGCATACTGTGGGAGCTGGTCGGTTCTGCCTCCACGTTTTACGCCGGGGCCGTCATTTGCGTGGTGACGCTGCTGGGCATGCAGCTGGCGCCTTTCGACAAACGGCAGGACGCTTAA
- a CDS encoding bifunctional diguanylate cyclase/phosphodiesterase: MTLLPKQTNNKNPIDLYSEIVDDLPGLICFGNRLGGYFNKQWRDYTGATADEHGAADWLDALHPDDRERLATQWRQAIVALSSFAGEARLRDRSGAYRWFMLAFNARQDGMALEPSWYLTATDIHPQMLQRQQNVQALSIQQDMLDASVDCIKVINHDGTLHHMNRSGSLALGLDPAQKEFGMPWLGLLSPEIRRRGREALRNVRAGKNARFTGLSITPQGKKQHWDNILTPVSDEHGAVTEILCVSRDVTSQRVMEQRLLLASEYDELTGLPNRRLFKKKLKQEMKRALHGNRSLGLMLLDLDHFKLVNDTLGHAAGDHLLRILGKRLSACMNTHSFVSRLGGDEFAVVISDVENEQDIFRIANKFLLQLETPITHGGKTLHCGMSIGGAIYPKDARDASELMKCADTALYELKDGGRGGVYMFDSKMMDKARARASQLNYARQIVRDNCIRPSYQPKVSLTDGSIVGFEALLRWHCPINGVQLPATVSEAFNDYELATKISEAMQLKVFADIARWRAAGVAVRPISLNVSPIEFLRDNYAETFLQRLLKFHIPHQLIELEVTEHAFNKHGSKYVLRALQMLKEMGIRIALDDFGTGHSSFSHIMDYPLDCIKLDCDFIQRMNTEPAILAIVESIGILGQKLSIDIIAEGVETEQQRQTLCEAGFHIGQGFLFSRAVESQRVPELLQAMAQPVDGR, from the coding sequence ATGACCCTGTTGCCCAAGCAGACCAATAACAAAAATCCGATTGATCTCTATAGCGAAATCGTAGACGACTTGCCCGGTCTGATTTGCTTCGGCAACCGCCTTGGCGGTTACTTCAATAAGCAGTGGCGCGACTATACCGGTGCAACCGCCGATGAACACGGTGCCGCCGATTGGCTCGATGCCCTGCATCCCGACGATCGCGAACGGTTGGCCACACAATGGCGCCAGGCGATTGTCGCCCTCTCCTCGTTCGCCGGCGAGGCCCGCCTGCGCGATCGCAGCGGCGCCTACCGTTGGTTCATGCTGGCGTTTAACGCTCGTCAGGATGGCATGGCGCTGGAGCCCAGCTGGTATCTCACGGCGACCGATATCCATCCGCAAATGCTGCAGCGCCAGCAGAACGTTCAGGCGCTCTCTATCCAACAAGACATGCTGGACGCCAGCGTCGACTGCATCAAAGTGATCAACCATGACGGCACGCTGCACCACATGAACCGCTCCGGCAGCCTGGCACTCGGCCTTGATCCGGCGCAAAAAGAGTTTGGCATGCCCTGGCTGGGCCTGCTGTCGCCCGAAATCCGACGCCGCGGCCGCGAGGCGCTGCGCAACGTCAGAGCCGGAAAAAATGCGCGCTTCACGGGATTGAGCATAACGCCGCAGGGTAAAAAACAGCACTGGGACAACATTCTCACGCCGGTCAGCGATGAGCATGGCGCCGTGACCGAGATCTTGTGCGTCTCGCGCGACGTGACTTCGCAACGCGTGATGGAACAACGCCTGTTGCTTGCCAGCGAATATGACGAATTGACCGGCCTGCCCAATCGTCGCCTATTCAAGAAAAAGCTGAAGCAAGAGATGAAACGCGCCCTGCACGGCAACAGGTCGCTCGGGCTGATGCTGTTGGATCTCGACCACTTCAAGCTGGTGAACGACACGCTGGGCCATGCGGCGGGCGATCATTTGTTGCGAATTCTGGGTAAAAGACTCAGCGCCTGCATGAACACGCATTCGTTCGTCTCTCGCCTCGGCGGTGACGAATTCGCCGTGGTGATTAGCGACGTCGAAAACGAACAGGATATTTTCCGCATCGCCAACAAGTTTCTACTGCAGCTGGAGACGCCTATCACCCACGGCGGCAAGACTCTGCATTGCGGCATGAGCATCGGCGGCGCCATCTACCCCAAAGACGCCCGCGACGCTTCGGAACTGATGAAGTGCGCCGATACCGCGCTGTATGAGCTGAAAGACGGCGGCCGCGGCGGGGTCTACATGTTCGATAGCAAGATGATGGACAAGGCGCGCGCCCGCGCCAGCCAGCTCAACTACGCGCGCCAGATCGTGCGCGACAACTGCATCCGTCCCAGCTACCAACCCAAAGTCAGCCTGACCGACGGCAGCATCGTCGGCTTTGAGGCGCTGCTGCGCTGGCACTGCCCGATCAACGGCGTGCAGCTGCCGGCGACGGTGAGCGAGGCGTTTAACGACTATGAGCTGGCGACCAAGATCAGCGAAGCCATGCAGCTTAAGGTCTTCGCCGACATCGCCCGCTGGCGCGCGGCCGGCGTGGCGGTGCGGCCCATTTCGCTGAACGTGTCGCCGATCGAGTTTTTGCGCGACAACTACGCCGAGACTTTCCTGCAGCGCCTGTTGAAGTTTCACATTCCTCACCAGTTGATCGAACTGGAAGTGACCGAACACGCCTTCAACAAGCACGGCTCAAAGTACGTGCTGCGCGCGTTGCAAATGCTCAAGGAGATGGGCATCCGCATCGCGCTGGACGATTTCGGCACCGGCCACTCTTCGTTCAGCCATATCATGGATTACCCGCTGGATTGTATTAAGCTGGACTGCGACTTTATCCAACGTATGAATACCGAACCGGCGATCCTGGCGATCGTGGAAAGCATCGGCATTCTCGGTCAAAAGCTGTCGATCGATATCATCGCCGAGGGAGTGGAAACCGAACAGCAGCGGCAGACGCTGTGCGAGGCCGGTTTCCACATCGGCCAGGGTTTTCTGTTCAGCCGGGCGGTGGAGTCCCAACGGGTACCCGAACTGCTGCAGGCGATGGCTCAGCCTGTCGACGGCCGTTAA
- the blh gene encoding bifunctional sulfur transferase/dioxygenase Blh, producing MRIRTYHPQLSFSGAPEASDFKALSQQGYRLIVNNRPDEEPGAYLDHRQEKALAEQERMRYVYLPYTFDTLTWETVYTFQFLLRQGKKTLAHCRSGARSACLSLLYALREGQIDEAQFRRQCDEYGADADKALSWYGKHRSVQATAEVHAFYEPESGSLQYVVADPEARRCAIIDPVLDFDRRSGTVSHQQANEILNFVHQRGWGVAWVLDTHPHADHFSATAWLAEKTGAFTGIGEKITAVQGLWEEIYNLKDLPAANTVWDVLFADGDVFFIGNLRAEVLLSPGHTLASVTYYIADAAFIHDTFFMPDSGTARADFPGGNAEALWESLQRILSLPADTRLFTGHDYRPAGREARWESTVREQRENNPWVVNMDKSRFVAQRKQRDAKLPHPELMLMALQVNIRGGVLPDCEDDGQHYLKIPVNRFKG from the coding sequence ATGCGCATTCGCACTTACCACCCTCAGCTCTCCTTTTCGGGCGCGCCTGAAGCGAGTGATTTCAAGGCGCTGTCGCAACAGGGCTACCGCCTTATCGTCAACAATCGGCCGGACGAGGAGCCGGGGGCGTATCTTGACCATCGGCAAGAGAAAGCGTTGGCTGAACAAGAGAGGATGCGCTACGTCTATCTCCCTTATACGTTCGATACGCTCACCTGGGAGACCGTTTACACCTTCCAGTTTCTGCTGCGGCAAGGCAAGAAAACCTTGGCGCACTGCAGAAGCGGGGCTCGATCTGCCTGCCTTTCCCTGCTGTATGCGCTGCGCGAAGGCCAGATAGATGAAGCGCAGTTTCGCCGCCAATGCGACGAATACGGCGCGGACGCCGATAAGGCGCTCAGCTGGTATGGCAAGCATCGGTCCGTGCAGGCCACGGCGGAAGTTCACGCGTTTTATGAGCCGGAAAGTGGCAGCCTGCAGTATGTTGTCGCCGATCCCGAGGCGCGCCGCTGTGCGATTATCGATCCGGTGCTGGATTTTGACCGCCGATCGGGCACGGTCTCGCATCAACAGGCCAACGAGATTCTGAATTTTGTCCACCAACGAGGGTGGGGAGTGGCCTGGGTGCTGGATACGCATCCGCACGCCGATCATTTTTCAGCCACTGCCTGGCTGGCGGAGAAAACCGGTGCCTTCACCGGCATCGGCGAGAAAATTACCGCCGTTCAGGGGCTGTGGGAAGAGATCTATAATTTAAAAGATCTGCCTGCAGCCAATACCGTCTGGGATGTGCTGTTTGCGGACGGGGACGTCTTTTTTATCGGCAACCTGCGCGCTGAAGTCTTGCTGTCTCCAGGACACACCCTGGCTTCCGTCACTTACTATATTGCGGATGCGGCGTTTATTCACGATACGTTCTTCATGCCGGACAGCGGCACTGCAAGGGCCGATTTTCCTGGCGGCAATGCGGAAGCCTTGTGGGAGTCATTGCAGCGGATCCTGAGCCTGCCGGCGGATACCCGCCTGTTCACCGGCCATGATTACCGTCCGGCGGGGCGAGAGGCCCGTTGGGAAAGCACCGTGAGAGAGCAGCGCGAGAACAACCCCTGGGTAGTCAACATGGATAAATCCCGATTCGTTGCGCAAAGAAAGCAGCGGGATGCCAAGCTGCCGCATCCGGAACTTATGTTGATGGCGCTGCAGGTCAATATTCGCGGCGGCGTTCTGCCGGACTGTGAAGACGATGGGCAACACTATCTCAAAATACCCGTGAATCGATTTAAGGGGTGA
- a CDS encoding sulfite exporter TauE/SafE family protein, with product MDFFHFSFYIVMLLVVTGGIVGFLLALTGGGGSIVCVPLLLYMVKVPDTHLIIGTSAMSVAINALINLAAHASKGNVRWQTGLVVSLVAVMGALAGSQMGKITDGHYLTLPFSLLMLVVAGLTLKRNHPAGNPLSSSHSVVHPAIVWPSVLALGGLAGFLGIGGGFLVVPALVWFFRFSMVEAVATSLVVVSAMGLSTSASYAMSGKVSIAITCWLILGGVLGGVVGVALAERLKKREDIINVLYAAMLLALALYMLFKSL from the coding sequence TTGGATTTTTTCCATTTCAGTTTTTATATCGTGATGCTGTTAGTGGTCACAGGGGGAATTGTGGGATTCCTCTTGGCCCTGACCGGCGGCGGAGGCTCAATCGTCTGCGTGCCATTATTGCTGTATATGGTAAAAGTGCCGGATACGCATTTGATTATAGGAACCAGCGCCATGTCGGTGGCCATTAACGCGCTGATCAACCTGGCCGCACACGCCTCCAAAGGCAACGTCAGGTGGCAGACCGGGCTTGTCGTTTCGCTGGTCGCCGTCATGGGCGCTCTGGCGGGTTCTCAGATGGGAAAAATCACGGACGGACACTATTTAACCCTGCCTTTCTCCCTGTTGATGCTGGTTGTCGCCGGGTTGACGCTGAAAAGAAATCACCCTGCCGGTAACCCCTTATCGTCCTCCCATTCTGTTGTTCATCCCGCCATCGTTTGGCCCAGCGTCCTGGCCCTGGGCGGGTTGGCGGGCTTTCTGGGCATTGGCGGCGGATTTTTGGTTGTGCCGGCGCTGGTTTGGTTTTTCCGCTTCTCGATGGTTGAAGCGGTGGCAACCTCACTGGTGGTGGTGTCTGCCATGGGGCTATCGACCAGCGCCAGCTATGCCATGTCCGGAAAGGTATCGATCGCCATTACGTGCTGGCTCATCCTCGGCGGCGTTCTGGGGGGCGTGGTGGGGGTGGCGCTCGCCGAGCGCCTGAAGAAACGCGAAGACATTATCAATGTGCTCTATGCCGCCATGCTCTTGGCGCTGGCCCTGTATATGTTATTTAAAAGCCTATGA
- the adhP gene encoding alcohol dehydrogenase AdhP translates to MKAAVVTKNHTVDIQDKVLRPLKHGEAALKMECCGVCHTDLHVKNGDFGEVPGITLGHEGIGVVSAVGEGVTSLKVGDRASVAWFYQGCGHCEYCVSGNETLCRSVKNAGYSVDGGMAEECIVVADYAVKVPDGLDSFAASSITCAGVTTYKAVKISDIKPGQWIAIYGLGGLGNLALQYAKNVFNAKVIAIDVNDGQLEFAKQIGADLTINSKTQNAEEIIQQQTGGAHAAVVTAVAKAAFNSAVNAVRAGGKVVAVGLPPESMDLSIPRLVLDGIQVVGSLVGTREDLKEAFQFAAEGKVTPKVTKRPLGDINAIFDEMKAGTIRGRMVIDLGMAK, encoded by the coding sequence ATGAAAGCTGCCGTAGTGACGAAAAACCATACTGTAGACATTCAGGATAAAGTGCTGCGCCCGCTGAAGCACGGCGAGGCGGCGTTGAAAATGGAGTGTTGCGGGGTATGCCACACCGATTTGCACGTGAAAAACGGTGATTTCGGCGAGGTGCCGGGCATTACGTTGGGGCATGAGGGCATCGGCGTGGTCTCCGCCGTCGGTGAGGGCGTCACCTCGTTAAAAGTGGGTGACCGCGCCAGCGTCGCCTGGTTTTACCAGGGTTGCGGCCATTGCGAATACTGCGTCAGCGGCAACGAAACCCTGTGCCGCTCAGTGAAAAACGCCGGTTACAGCGTCGACGGTGGCATGGCGGAAGAGTGCATCGTGGTGGCGGACTACGCGGTAAAAGTGCCGGACGGGCTCGATTCTTTCGCCGCGAGCAGTATCACCTGCGCCGGCGTCACCACCTACAAGGCGGTGAAGATTTCCGATATCAAACCGGGGCAGTGGATCGCCATCTATGGCCTGGGCGGTCTGGGCAACCTGGCGTTGCAGTATGCCAAGAACGTGTTTAACGCCAAAGTGATCGCCATCGATGTCAACGACGGCCAGCTGGAGTTCGCCAAACAGATCGGTGCCGATCTGACCATCAACTCCAAAACGCAAAATGCGGAAGAGATCATTCAGCAGCAAACCGGCGGCGCTCACGCGGCGGTGGTGACGGCGGTGGCGAAAGCGGCCTTCAACTCGGCGGTGAATGCGGTGCGCGCCGGCGGTAAAGTGGTGGCCGTGGGGCTGCCGCCGGAGAGTATGGATCTGAGCATTCCGCGCCTGGTGCTCGACGGTATACAGGTGGTGGGCTCGCTGGTGGGCACGCGTGAAGATCTGAAAGAGGCGTTCCAGTTCGCCGCCGAAGGAAAAGTGACGCCTAAAGTGACAAAACGGCCGCTGGGCGATATCAACGCCATCTTCGACGAAATGAAGGCGGGCACCATTCGCGGTCGCATGGTGATCGATCTCGGTATGGCGAAATAA
- a CDS encoding sigma-54-dependent Fis family transcriptional regulator, with protein sequence MLPDDRLPTEGASLLTRPLAESWQRSRGYGLTRADQHIPFIKDGLLDELRSRNDWVPQRVQPLIEQLGAQITRQPAIVVIADADGLVLETRGNTDFLHKASRFALAPGNQWGEAERGTNAIGTALALGAFCEVRGDQHFLNQNAGLNCTAAPIYRPDGRIAGILDLSAPAQRPYHDAQRLIMQAVRHIEHRWVRSAIADRHWTLRLHADPGSLGSAQELLLVFHDEVLVAANRLAMLEFQLSPAAFGSVEFAQLFPDLLRHPSGAPCQTLAGNQRHYYSLLEAPQRRVSALRSAPPADGHDEQHQKALRILNAGLSLCVTGETGCGKEHFSRRLFQESRWRNGNFVAINCAALPEPLIESELFGYAPGAFTGANPKGYIGKIREADGGVLFLDEIGDMPAGLQTRLLRVLQEKTVTPLGSRSVYSVDFALVCATHHDLQRQVEAGAFREDLLYRIQEYSLRIPPLRERAQLEAFILQLWRELGGERRGIRLLPEALAMLARYPWPGNVRQLLSTLKVLLALADDHAVLTLDDLPQSIAVLVPRQENADTGAEDLQAAIDGAGGNLSRAAKALGVSRSTLYRKLGRQKAAAE encoded by the coding sequence ATGTTGCCTGACGACCGCTTGCCCACTGAGGGCGCCAGTTTACTGACCCGCCCGCTGGCGGAATCCTGGCAGCGCAGCCGGGGCTACGGCCTGACGCGCGCCGATCAGCATATTCCGTTTATCAAAGACGGATTGCTCGACGAGCTGCGCAGCCGCAACGACTGGGTGCCGCAACGGGTACAGCCGCTGATCGAGCAGTTGGGTGCGCAAATTACGCGTCAGCCCGCCATTGTGGTCATTGCCGACGCCGACGGGCTGGTGCTGGAAACCCGCGGCAATACCGACTTTCTGCATAAGGCATCACGCTTTGCGCTGGCGCCGGGCAACCAGTGGGGAGAAGCGGAGCGGGGCACCAACGCCATCGGCACCGCACTGGCGCTGGGCGCTTTCTGCGAAGTGCGCGGCGATCAGCATTTCCTCAACCAAAATGCCGGATTGAACTGCACCGCCGCGCCGATCTACCGGCCGGATGGCCGTATTGCCGGGATATTGGATCTCTCCGCACCCGCGCAGCGGCCGTATCACGATGCACAGCGCCTGATCATGCAGGCGGTGCGGCATATCGAACATCGCTGGGTCAGAAGCGCGATCGCCGATCGTCACTGGACGCTGCGCCTGCACGCCGACCCCGGCAGTCTGGGCAGCGCGCAGGAGCTGCTGCTGGTGTTTCACGACGAAGTGCTGGTCGCCGCCAATCGGCTGGCGATGCTGGAGTTTCAGCTCTCACCGGCCGCATTCGGCTCGGTTGAGTTCGCCCAGCTGTTCCCCGATCTGCTGCGACACCCCTCAGGCGCGCCGTGCCAGACGTTGGCCGGCAATCAGCGGCATTATTATTCGCTGCTCGAGGCGCCGCAGCGCCGCGTCAGCGCCCTGCGTTCGGCACCGCCGGCGGATGGGCATGATGAGCAGCATCAGAAAGCGCTACGCATTCTCAATGCCGGCCTCTCCCTGTGCGTGACCGGCGAAACCGGCTGCGGCAAGGAGCACTTCAGCCGACGCCTGTTTCAGGAGAGCCGCTGGCGCAACGGCAACTTTGTGGCGATCAACTGCGCGGCGCTGCCAGAGCCGCTGATCGAGTCCGAGCTGTTCGGCTATGCGCCGGGAGCGTTTACCGGTGCCAACCCGAAAGGGTATATCGGCAAGATCCGTGAGGCGGACGGCGGTGTGCTGTTCCTCGATGAAATCGGCGACATGCCGGCGGGCCTGCAGACGCGGCTGCTGCGGGTGTTACAGGAAAAAACGGTCACGCCGCTCGGCAGCCGCAGCGTTTATTCGGTCGATTTCGCGCTGGTCTGCGCTACGCACCACGATCTGCAACGGCAGGTAGAGGCGGGGGCGTTTCGCGAAGATTTGCTGTACCGCATACAGGAATACAGCCTGCGCATTCCGCCGCTCAGAGAGCGGGCGCAGCTGGAGGCCTTCATTTTGCAGCTGTGGCGGGAGCTGGGCGGCGAGCGGCGCGGCATTCGGCTGCTGCCGGAGGCGCTGGCGATGCTGGCGCGTTACCCGTGGCCCGGCAACGTGCGCCAACTGCTGAGTACGCTCAAGGTGCTGTTGGCGCTGGCGGACGATCATGCGGTGCTCACCCTGGACGATCTGCCGCAGTCCATCGCGGTGCTGGTGCCACGCCAGGAGAATGCCGATACCGGAGCGGAGGATCTGCAGGCGGCGATCGACGGGGCGGGCGGCAACCTGAGCCGGGCGGCGAAGGCGCTCGGCGTTTCGCGCAGCACGCTGTACCGCAAGTTGGGAAGGCAGAAAGCGGCGGCGGAATGA
- a CDS encoding aldehyde dehydrogenase family protein, with amino-acid sequence MKYVHPGLPGSLVSFRKRYGNYIGGKFVEPVSGNYFTNTSPVTGQPIAEFPRSDAKDIELALDAAHAAADAWGKTSVQERSNVLLAIADRIEARLEMLALTETWDNGKPIRETLNADLPLAVDHFRYFAGCLRAQEGTAAEIDQNTVAYHIYEPLGVVGQIIPWNFPLLMAAWKLAPALAAGNCVVLKPAEQTPLGISVLMEEIGDLLPPGVLNVVQGFGAEAGEALARSKRIEKIAFTGSTPVGRHILACAAENIIPSTVELGGKSPNIYFADIMQAEPEFIDKAVEGLVLGFFNQGEVCTCPSRALIEESIYPQFMEKVLARIATIRQGDPFDTDTMLGAQASQEQYDKILSYIDIAKNEGGNILAGGKRTQHGDELQNGFYLQPTLITGNNSMRFFREEIFGPVIGVATFKDEAEALALANDTEFGLGAGLWTRDINRAYRMGRAIKAGRVWTNCYHLYPAHAAFGGYKNSGIGRETHKAALSHYQQVKNLLVSYDAKPLGLF; translated from the coding sequence ATGAAATATGTCCACCCCGGTTTGCCTGGCTCGCTGGTTTCGTTCCGCAAACGCTATGGCAACTACATTGGCGGCAAATTCGTCGAACCGGTATCCGGCAACTACTTCACCAACACCTCGCCGGTGACCGGCCAGCCGATCGCCGAATTCCCGCGTTCCGACGCCAAGGACATCGAACTGGCGCTCGATGCGGCGCATGCGGCGGCGGACGCCTGGGGCAAAACCAGCGTGCAGGAACGTTCCAACGTGCTGCTGGCCATCGCCGATCGCATCGAAGCGCGGCTGGAGATGCTGGCGTTGACCGAAACCTGGGACAACGGCAAACCGATCCGTGAAACCCTGAACGCCGATCTACCGCTGGCGGTCGACCATTTCCGCTACTTCGCCGGTTGCCTGCGCGCGCAGGAAGGCACCGCGGCGGAGATCGACCAGAACACAGTGGCCTACCATATCTATGAGCCGCTGGGCGTGGTCGGCCAGATCATTCCGTGGAACTTCCCGTTGCTGATGGCTGCCTGGAAACTGGCGCCGGCGTTGGCAGCCGGTAACTGCGTGGTGCTGAAACCGGCGGAACAGACCCCGCTCGGCATCAGCGTGCTGATGGAAGAGATCGGCGACTTGCTGCCGCCGGGGGTGCTCAACGTGGTGCAAGGCTTTGGCGCAGAGGCCGGCGAAGCGCTGGCGCGCAGTAAACGCATCGAGAAGATCGCGTTCACCGGCTCCACACCGGTCGGCCGCCATATCCTCGCCTGCGCGGCGGAAAACATCATCCCCAGCACCGTCGAGCTGGGCGGCAAATCGCCCAATATCTACTTCGCCGACATCATGCAGGCGGAACCGGAGTTCATCGACAAGGCGGTTGAGGGACTGGTGCTCGGCTTCTTCAACCAGGGTGAGGTCTGCACCTGTCCTTCACGTGCGCTGATCGAAGAGTCTATCTATCCGCAGTTTATGGAGAAAGTGCTCGCGCGCATTGCCACCATCCGCCAAGGCGACCCCTTCGACACCGACACCATGCTCGGCGCGCAGGCGTCACAGGAGCAATACGATAAGATCCTGTCCTACATCGACATCGCCAAGAATGAAGGCGGCAACATTCTCGCCGGCGGCAAACGCACGCAGCACGGGGATGAATTGCAAAACGGTTTCTATCTGCAGCCGACGTTGATTACCGGCAACAACAGCATGCGCTTCTTCCGCGAGGAGATCTTCGGGCCGGTGATCGGCGTCGCCACCTTTAAAGACGAGGCCGAAGCGCTCGCGCTAGCCAACGACACCGAGTTCGGACTGGGCGCAGGATTGTGGACCCGCGACATCAACCGCGCTTACCGCATGGGCCGCGCGATCAAGGCGGGCCGCGTGTGGACCAACTGCTACCACCTGTATCCGGCGCACGCCGCGTTCGGCGGCTACAAGAACTCCGGTATCGGGCGCGAAACCCACAAGGCGGCGCTGTCGCACTATCAACAGGTGAAAAACCTGCTGGTCAGCTACGACGCCAAACCGTTGGGCCTGTTCTGA